A genome region from Sphingobacteriaceae bacterium GW460-11-11-14-LB5 includes the following:
- a CDS encoding threonylcarbamoyl-AMP synthase — protein MLIKIYPENPNERAIEQVVEVLKKGGLIIYPTDTIYGLGCDITNPKAIEKICRLRGIKPEKANFSFICHDLKHISDYIKPIDNTTFRVLKKALPGPFTFIFNANNNVPKLLSSNKKTVGIRVPDNNIARCIVKELGNPILSTSIKDDDDVIEYSTDPELIHEKYEDLVDLVIDGGYGDNEASTVIDCTTGEFEVIREGKGNIEEYL, from the coding sequence ATGCTTATTAAGATATATCCAGAGAACCCGAACGAAAGAGCCATTGAACAAGTTGTTGAAGTGTTGAAGAAAGGTGGTTTAATTATCTATCCAACCGATACCATTTACGGTTTGGGCTGCGATATCACCAATCCGAAAGCGATCGAAAAAATCTGCCGTTTACGTGGCATCAAACCCGAAAAGGCCAACTTTTCTTTCATCTGTCACGATTTAAAGCACATTTCCGATTATATCAAGCCAATTGACAATACCACCTTCAGGGTGTTAAAAAAAGCTTTACCCGGGCCATTTACCTTTATCTTTAACGCCAATAATAATGTACCCAAGTTACTCAGTTCCAACAAAAAAACGGTCGGTATCCGTGTGCCCGACAACAATATTGCACGCTGTATTGTAAAAGAACTGGGCAATCCTATCCTATCTACTTCCATAAAGGATGATGATGATGTAATTGAATATTCAACCGATCCCGAGTTGATTCATGAAAAATACGAAGACCTGGTCGACCTGGTAATCGACGGTGGTTACGGCGATAACGAAGCCTCTACCGTGATTGATTGCACCACGGGCGAGTTCGAAGTAATCCGTGAGGGTAAGGGGAATATTGAGGAGTATTTGTAA
- a CDS encoding FMN-binding glutamate synthase family protein, producing MRKAFVAIAAFLIALTIMLGLYHPFLWWTFIFTGPFVILGIYDLYQPKHSIVRNYPVFGRLRYFMEELRPKVYQYFVESDTNGTPYSRLNRSLIYQRAKKDNDTIPFGTQLNVYDNGYEWLSHSIAAISHHELNLDPRVIVGGPDCKKPYSASIYNISAMSFGSLSQNAILALNGGAKMGNFAHNTGEGGISDYHRQPGGDLIWQIGTGYFGCRNADGTFNYDAYAERAKTDQVKMIEIKLSQGAKPGHGGMLPAKKVTPEVARIRLVPEGKDVLSPPAHSAFNTPIGLLEFVKKLRDLSDGKPVGFKLCIGRKSEFYAICKAMVETGIYPDFITVDGGEGGTGAAPQEFSNSVGMPLREGVAFVYDVLNGFDLKKHIKIIASGKVATGFDLVKNIALGADMCNAARGMMFALGCIQALECNSNTCPTGVATQDQSLMKGLVVEDKTVRVKNFHNLTVASAVELLGAAGLRETHQLSRAYINRRVSPSVMQSYLESFPYIPAGSLLKTPYPTRYELGMALSTSASFAPTDYKVSAVDYAHANPYGDSMHDDGR from the coding sequence ATGAGAAAAGCTTTCGTCGCGATTGCCGCATTTTTAATCGCCCTAACCATTATGCTGGGCTTGTATCATCCCTTTTTATGGTGGACATTCATTTTTACTGGTCCTTTTGTTATTCTGGGTATTTACGATTTATACCAGCCCAAGCATAGTATTGTCAGGAACTATCCGGTTTTTGGCCGTTTGAGGTATTTTATGGAAGAACTGCGGCCGAAAGTGTATCAATATTTTGTAGAGAGCGATACCAACGGTACACCTTACAGCAGGTTAAACCGCTCGCTCATTTATCAGCGTGCTAAAAAAGATAACGATACCATTCCATTCGGTACGCAGTTAAATGTTTACGATAATGGTTACGAATGGTTAAGTCATAGCATTGCTGCGATTTCTCACCACGAATTAAATTTAGATCCACGTGTTATTGTTGGCGGACCAGATTGTAAAAAACCTTACTCTGCCAGTATTTATAATATTTCGGCCATGAGCTTTGGCTCATTAAGTCAGAATGCTATTCTGGCTTTAAATGGTGGTGCTAAAATGGGCAACTTTGCACATAACACGGGAGAAGGTGGAATCAGCGATTATCACCGTCAGCCAGGTGGCGATTTAATCTGGCAGATTGGTACCGGTTATTTCGGTTGCCGTAATGCCGATGGCACCTTTAATTACGATGCTTATGCTGAGCGGGCCAAAACCGATCAGGTGAAAATGATCGAGATTAAACTCTCTCAAGGGGCTAAACCAGGTCATGGTGGTATGTTACCCGCTAAAAAGGTTACACCAGAAGTGGCCAGGATCCGTTTAGTGCCCGAAGGTAAAGATGTATTGTCGCCGCCTGCACACTCGGCTTTTAATACCCCTATTGGTTTATTGGAGTTTGTGAAGAAACTCCGCGATTTATCGGATGGTAAACCCGTAGGCTTTAAACTTTGTATCGGTCGTAAAAGTGAATTTTATGCCATTTGTAAAGCCATGGTCGAAACTGGTATTTATCCTGATTTTATTACCGTTGATGGTGGCGAAGGTGGAACAGGTGCGGCACCTCAGGAGTTTTCGAATTCGGTAGGGATGCCGCTGCGCGAAGGTGTAGCTTTTGTATATGATGTTTTAAATGGTTTCGACCTGAAAAAACACATTAAAATTATTGCTTCGGGTAAAGTGGCAACGGGCTTCGATCTGGTAAAAAATATAGCCCTTGGTGCCGATATGTGTAATGCTGCCCGCGGAATGATGTTCGCTTTAGGCTGTATCCAGGCTTTGGAGTGTAATAGCAATACTTGTCCGACTGGAGTGGCTACACAGGATCAGAGTTTAATGAAAGGCCTTGTGGTAGAAGATAAAACCGTTCGGGTAAAAAACTTCCATAACCTAACCGTAGCCAGCGCGGTAGAATTATTAGGTGCTGCGGGTTTAAGGGAAACGCATCAGTTAAGCAGGGCATACATCAACAGGCGCGTAAGTCCGAGTGTAATGCAGAGTTATTTAGAGAGTTTTCCATACATCCCGGCAGGTAGTTTGTTAAAAACCCCTTATCCAACGCGTTACGAATTGGGCATGGCACTCAGTACTTCGGCTAGTTTTGCACCTACAGATTATAAGGTTTCGGCGGTAGATTATGCACATGCTAATCCGTACGGGGATAGTATGCATGATGATGGGCGATAA